The Pseudomonas multiresinivorans DNA window CGTTGCGCAGCGAACGGGTGCCGCTGAGCAGGCGACGGGCGTGCTGCAACACCAGTTGGCCCTGGCCGGTGAGGCGGAAGTCGCGGCTCTGGCGGTCCACCAGCTCGCAGTCGAGATCGCGCTCCAGGGTCTGGATGCTGCGGCTCAGCGCCGACTGGCTGAGGCCGATGGCATCGGCGGCGCGCTGGTAGTTCTGGAAGTCGGCGAGGGCGGCCAGGTGGCGAAGCTGTCGGAGTTCCATCATGCATCCTGCGCATTAAAGTGTTGAGTCGAATGAATTTGATGGATAACAGAGCGAGCTGATCTAGTAAACCGGTCACCGAACCGGTCCGCCACCATGTCGCCTCTGCTCTTCGCTTCCAGTGCCTTCGCCAGCACCATCCTGCTGCACGCCGCCCGGCTCGGGCTCAGCGCCGTCGACCTGCGTCTGCGCGCCGGCATTGCCGAAGCTTTGCTGGAAGACCACCGCGGGCGCATTCCAGCGCTGCAGGTGGAGCAGCTGTGGCGCGAGTGCGAGCTGGCCAGCGGCAATCCGCACTTCGGCTGCGAGATGGTCAACGGCATGGCGACCCATTGCTTGCAGGGGCTGAACATACTGCTGGATTCCGCGCCGGACCTGGGCACCAGCCTGCGCGCGTTCTGCGAGCACGTGCCGTCGGTGACCAATTGCGTGGACGCGCGGTTGGAGTTCGATGGCGAGAACACTCGCCTGGTCCTCGATCCGGTCACCCAGGACCTGCATCACTTCGGCCTCGACGCCGCCGTGCTCACCTTGATCCGCAATATCTCGCGGCGAATCGGCCGCTCGCCGCAGGGCGTGTTCAACGCCGTGGGGATCGGCCCGCGGCAGCGCTGCGAGGAAATGCTGACGCTCTGGAACGTGCCTTGGCAGGTCACGCCGACGCCATTCCTGCAACTGCCCACTGCGCTGCTGGGCACGCCGCTGCCGGGTGCCAACGAGTTCCTCTACCAGAGCCTGCACCGGCAATGGTGCGGCGCCGCGCAGACCGGGGAGGGCGATGGCCTGAGCCTGGCGCGCATCTGGCTGCGTTCGTCCGACCAGCCCATCGAGCGCATCGCCGAACGCATCGGTTACCGCCAGAGCGGCAACTTCATTCGCGCCTTCCGCAAGCGCTTCGGCATCACGCCCAAGCAGTTCCGTCTGGGCCAGTCGATCGGCGCATGATCGAAATTTGTCGCTCCCGGCTTGTGGCGGAAAGGGCCGCCGCCGTCATGGTGCTCCCGCGGTACCTCATACCCGGAGCCCATAATGACAAGAATCCATCCGGCCGCCGTTCCCCCCGTCTGCCGGGGGCGGCGCCCACGCAGCTTTGCCCAACCTCTCCTGCTGAGCCTCGCGGTGACCGGCGCCAGCCACGCGCAGGCCACCACCTTCGAGATGAACGACGACTGGAGCCTGTCCACCAAGACCACGCTGAGCCTGGGCGCCAGCTGGTCGGCGCAGGACCCGGACCGGCACCTGATGACCCACGCCAACGCGGTGCAGGCGCAGCACATCAATAACGCCGACGGCACCAGCGTCAGCGCCGACGACAACCGCCTGAACTTCAAGAAGGGCGACCCGATCTCGCAGATGTTCAAGGGCCTCACCGACTTCAGCCTGGAGGGCCAGGGGCAGGGCGCCTTCATCCGCTTCAAGTACTGGTACGACAACGCCTACGAAACCGGCGACGGGCGCTTCAAGGACTTCGACGACAGCGGCTGGCCGACCCTGGCCCGCTACCACGGCTTCGATACCCTCGATGCCTACGTGTGGAAGGACTTCGACGTCGACGAGCATCCGCTGAACCTCAAGCTCGGCAAGCAGGTGCTGTCCTGGGGCGAGGCGATCCTGATCCAGAACGGCATCAACGTAATCAACCCGCTGGACTACAGCGCTTTCAACAAGCCCGGCGTGGACATCAAGGAAGGCCAGCTGCCGGTGGAGATGCTTTCCTTCAACCTCGGCCTGACCGACAAGGTGAACCTCGAAGGCTTCTACCAGTACAACTGGCGACCCAGCGTGCTGGACGGCTGCGGCACCTTCTTCGCCACCAGCGATGCCATCCAGCCCGGCTGCGGGCCGCTGTACCTGAGCCAGACGCAGACCGACGCGCAGATGCAGGCCAGCGGCCTGTACGCCGCCCATGGCGACGACCAGGACCCGTCCGACCAGGGGCAGTGGGGCGTTGCCCTGCGCACGCTGATCAGTTCGCTGAACGACGCCGAAGCGGCGTTCTACTACGTCAACTACCACGCACGCCTGCCGTACCTGGAGCTGACCGCGCGGGACGCCAGCAGGCCCGGCAACTTCCCCATCGGACGGGTGCAGGGGCCGGTGTATGCCGCGGCCTTCCCCGAGAACATCCACCTCTACGGCATGAGCATCAACGGCGCGCTACCCGGCTGGGGCACCTCGCTGGCGGCGGAGCTGAGCTACCGGCCGAACATGCCGGTGGGCCTGAACGGCCCGGACATGAACGTGGCAATGATCACCGGCCCGGCCGGCAGCTCGGCCATCGACGGCATCCCCGCCAGCGCCACTACCAGCGGCCAGTCCCTGGATGGCTGGGTGCGCAAGCCGGTGTGGCAGATGACTGCCTCGGCCACCCAGATCATCGACAACGTGCTCGGCGCCACGCGCCTGACCCTGCTCGGTGAAGCTGGCGTGGTGCATGTCGGCGATGTAGGTGATGAACGCCTCGGGCGCAACGCCGCCTTCGGCCGCAGCGCGCGCCTGGATGGCGCCGCCTGCAATGCGCCGAGCACCGGAGTGACCAACCGCTACTGCACCGACGACGGCTTCACCACGCCCTGGTCCTGGGGCTACCGCCTGCGCGCGGGCCTGGAATACAGCGATGTGCTGCCCGGCGTGAACATGCTGCCCAGCCTGAACTTCCGCCATGACGTGGAGGGCTACTCCTACGATCCGGGCGGCCCGTTCCAGGAAGGGCAGATGGCGGCCGGCCTCTCCCTGGCCTTCAACTACCTCAACGATTACAGCCTGGAGTTCGGCTACAACGCCTTCTTCGGCAACAACAAGTACAGCACGCTCGACGACCGCGACTTCTACAGCGTCAGCGCCAAGGTCGACTTCTGAGGAACCTGCCGATGCAACTCATGCGAATCACTGCCCTGGCGCTCGCCATGGGCCTGGCCGTTGGCGCCCACGCCGACTCCGTCGCCGACCTGGGCGGCAAACTCACCCCGGTGGGCGCCGAGAAAGCCGCCAACGCCGACGGCAGCATCCCCGCCTGGGACGGCGGCCTGGCGCCCAACGCCGGGCAGGTCGACGCCAAGGGCGGCTACGCCAACCCCTACGCTGCCGAGAAGCCGCTGTTCAGCATCACCCCGGCCAACGCCGCGCAGTACAGCCAGTGGCTGAGCCCGGGCGAGCAGGCGATGCTCAAACGCTACCCGAATACCTACAGGATCAACGTCTACCCCAGCCACCGCAGCGCTCGGCTGCCCGACGAGATCAACGCCGAGACTCGAAAAAACGCCGAGCAGAGCAAGCTCGCTGACGGCGGCAACGGCGTGCTCAATTACCACCGGGGCGTCCCGTTCCCGCTGCCCAGGGAAGGCGTCGAGGCGATCTGGAACCACATCACCCGCTACCGCGGCGGCAGCATCGAGCGCACCTTCAGCTCGGCCAACGTGAAGGAAAACGGCGTCTACAGCCTGGTGCGCTCGCAGACCGAGATGAACTACGCCGAGACACTCTCCGACCTGCCGGCCGACGCCAATGTCCTGTTCCTCTTCAAGACCCGTGTACTGGAGCCGGCACGGCTGTCTGGCGAAGCCGTGCTGTCCCACGAGCCGATGGACCAGGTGGCCGAACCGCGCGCCGCCTGGCAGTACATTCCCGGCCAGCGCCGAGTGCGGCGCGCCCCGCTGATCGCCTACGACAACAGCGCGCGCTACAGCGACGGCATGATCACCGCCGACAGCCTCGACGGCTTCAACGGCGCGCCGGATCGCTACGACTGGAAGCTGGTGGGCAAGCAGGAGCTGTTCGTGCCCTACAACAGCTTCCGCCTGTACGACCGCTCGGTGAAGTACGCCGACATCCTCAAGACCAACCACCTCAACCCGGACCTGGCGCGCTTCGAGAAGCACCGCGTGTGGGTCGTCGAGGCCACTCTCAAGCCAGGCGCGCGGCACATCTACAGCAAGCGCCGCTACTACCTGGACGAGGACAGCTGGAACATCGTCCTCGGCGAGTTCTACGACAGCCGCGGCGAGCTGTGGCGCAACTACCAGTCCCACGCCATGCCGTATTACGACAAGCAGTTCACCTACGAAGCGCTGGCGGGGGCCTTTGACCTGATCAGCGGGCGCTACTTCGTCAACGGCCTGATGAACGAGGAGAACAGCGGGCTGAAGACCGGGCAGACAGCGAAGATGAGCGACTACACGCCGTCTGATCTGCGGCGCTGGGCGAAGTAAGGCTTCCGCTCCTTTGTCCCGGCTGGGCGTAGCCGGGGCGGTTGCGCCCTCTCCGGATTACGGAGAGGGCGTTTTTGTTTTTCGGCGGGATGCTGCTGGGCTGCCCGGCGCAAGTGCATTCCCTCACCCTAACCCTCTCCCAGGGGGAGAGGGGACTGTCCTGAGCGAGCTGCTCATTCGGCGTTAGCCGGCTGACTCAGAAACATCCGCAAAGCGCCGAACGGCCCCGGAGCGGGGCGTACAGCCAGGGCTGGGGTGAGGGCAAGCCCGAGCACAATTACCCCCCTTGTAGGAGCGAGCTTGCTCGCGAATGGGGTTTCCGGCGACTCCGGTGCCAGGCGGTTCGCGAGCAAGCTCGCTCCTACAATCGAACCGGAAGTCCTTCCTATCGACAAGAAAAAATCAGCATCGTATTCTGCACAGCGAAACATGATTCCGTAAAACAAAAGAAAGACGGAGCACAGCATGTCAGAAGCGGTACAGCTCGAACGCCGGGGCGAGATCGCCCTGGTGACGGTCGACAACCCACCGGTGAACGCCCTCGGACACGCCGTCCGCGCCGGGCTCCTCGCCGCCTTCCAGCAGGCCGATGCCGATCCGCAGGTGCGCGCGGTGGTACTGGTCTGTTCCGGGCGCACCTTCATGGCCGGCGCCGATATCCGCGAGTTCGGCAAACCGCCGCAGGCGCCTTCGCTGCCGGAAGTGGTCGAGGTCATCGAAGGCTCGACCAAGCCCAGCGTTGCCGTGATCCACGGCACGGCCCTGGGCGGCGGCCTGGAAGTCGCGTTGTCCTGCCATTACCGCATCGCCCGCCGCGATGCCCAGGTCGGCCTGCCGGAAGTGAAGCTCGGCCTGCTCCCCGGCGCCGGCGGCACCCAACGCCTGCCGCGTCTTGCCGGTGTGGAAAAGGCCCTGGACATGATCGTCAGCGGCACGCCGATCCGCGCAGCCGAAGCCCTGGAATTCAACGTCGTCGACGAACTGTTCGACGGCGACCTGAGCGAAGCCGGCCTCGCCTTCGCCCAGCGCCTGCTGGCGGACGGCAAGGGCCCGCGCCGCACCGGCGAGCGCAACGAGCGCGTGCAGCAAACCGGCCTCGCCGAGGTGATCGCCCACAAGCGCGGCGAAGTGCAGAAACGCCTGCCCGGCCAGTTCTCCCCACAGCGCTGCATCGACGCCGTGGAAGCCGCCACCCAATTGCCGCTGCGTGAAGGTCTCGCCCGCGAGCGCGCGCTGTTCCAGCAATGCATGGAGTCGCCGCAGCGCGCCGCGCAGATTCACGCCTTCTTCGCCGAGCGCGAAGCGGCCAAGGTCGAAGGCCTCGCGCCCGAGACTCAACCGCGCGAGGTGCGCAGCGCCGCGGTGATCGGCGGCGGCACCATGGGCGTGGGCATCGTCCTGTGCTTCGCCAACACCGGCATCCCGGTGAAGCTGCTGGAAGTGAACGACGAAGCCCTGCAACGCGGCCTCGACCGCGCCCGCAGCCTGTACGCCGCCAGCGTGGCACGCGGCAGCCTGGGCGCCGAAGAGATGGAGCGGCGCCTGGGCCTGATCAGTGGCGTACTCGATTACGCCGCGCTGGGCGACGTGGACGTGGTGGTCGAAGCCGTGTTCGAAAGCCTGGAAGTGAAGCGCCAGGTCTTCGAGCAACTGGACGCTGTGTGCAAACCCGGCGCAATCCTCGCCAGCAACACCTCCTCGCTGGACCTCGACGAAATCGCCGCCTTCACCAAGCGTCCGCAGGACGTGATCGGCCTGCACTTCTTCAGCCCGGCCAACGTCATGCGCCTGCTGGAGGTGGTGCGCGGCAAGGCCACCTCGGACGCCGTGCTGGCCTCCGCCATGCAGCTGGGCAAGCGCCTGAAGAAGGTCTCGGTGGTGGTCGGCGTATGTGATGGCTTCGTCGGCAACCGCATGATCTTCCAGTACGGCCGCCAGGCCGAGTTCCTGCTGGAGGAGGGCGCCACACCCGCGCAGGTGGACCGTGCGCTGCGCACCTTCGGCATGGCCATGGGGCCGCTGGCGGTGCGCGATATGTCGGGCCTGGACATCAGCCACGCGATCCGCTCGCGCCAGCGACCGAATCTGAAACCCGGCCAGACCCTGCCCACCGTACTCGACCACCTGATCGCCGCCGGCATGCTCGGGCAGAAGACCGGCACCGGCTTCTACCTGTACGGCGAAGGCGGCCGCGCCCCGCAGGACAACCCGGCGCTGCCGGCCATGCTGGAGCAGGCCGCGACCGAACGCGGCATCAGCCGTGGGCTGGTGAGCGACGAGGAAATCGTCGAGCGCTGCATCTACGCGCTGATCAACGAGGCGGCGAACATCCTCGACGAAGGCATCGCCCAGCGCGCCAGCGACGTCGACGTGATCTTCCTCAACGGCTACGGCTTCCCCGCCTGGCGCGGCGGCCCGCTGTTCCATGCCGACAGCGTCGGCCTTGCCCACGTGCTCGAAAGAATCCGCGAGTTCCACCAGCGTCTTGGCGCCTGGTGGAAACCCGCGCCGCTACTCGAACGCCTGGTGGCCGAAGGCCGCCGCTTCGCCGATCTCTGAGGACCTGCCATGGACATCCATTTCACCCCCGACGAACTGGCCTTCCGCGATGAAGTCCGCGCCTTCCTCGAAGCCAGGTTGCCCAAGGACATCGCCACCAAGGTGCGCCTGGGCAAGCACCTGAACAAGGGCGACCACCAGCGCTGGCAGCGCGTGCTGACCGAGCAAGGCTGGTACGCCACGCACTGGCCGGAGGAATACGGCGGCACCGGCTGGAACGCCGTGCAGAAGCACATCTTCGAGGAGGAATGCGCCGCGTTCGGTGCGCCGCGCACCATCCCCTTCGGCGTCAACATGGTTGCCCCGGTGATCATCAAGTTCGGCACACCCGAGCAACAGGCGCACTACCTGCCACGCATCCTCGACGGCACCGACTGGTGGTGCCAGGGCTACTCCGAACCAGGCGCCGGCTCCGACCTCGCCTCGCTGAAGACCCGCGCGGCGCGCGACGGCGATCACTACGTGGTGAGCGGCCAGAAGACCTGGACCACCCTCGGCCAGCACGCCGACTGGATATTCTGCCTGGTGCGCACCGACCCGGAGGCGCAGCAGCAGCGCGGCATCAGCTTCCTGCTGATCGACATGCAGACACCGGGCATCACCGTGCGCCCGATCATCACCCTCGACGGCGAGCACGAGGTCAACGAAGTCTTCTTCGACAACGTACGCGTGCCGGTGGAAAACCTCGTCGGCCGCGAGAACGAAGGCTGGACCTGCGCCAAGTACCTGCTCACCTACGAGCGCACCGGGCTGGCCGGCATCGGCGCCTCCAAGGCGGTGCTCGCGCACCTCAAGCGCGTGGCCAGCCGCGAGCTGTGCGACGGCAAGCCGATGCTCGAAGACCCGCTGTTCCGCGCCCAGGTAGCGGAGGTGGAAATGCAGCTGATGGCCATCGAGATGAGCACCCTGCGCATCCTCGCAGCCGCCCGCGAAGGCGGCGTTCCGGGCGCAGAAAGCTCGATCCTGAAGGTGAAGGGCACCGAAATCCGCCAGGCCATCAGCCACCTGCTGCGCAAGGTGCTCGGCCCCTACGCGCTGCCCTTCATCGAGGACGAATTCGAGCTGGGCGCCGAGCCGCTGCACGCGGACTATTCGGCGGCGCCCGCCAGCCAGTACTTCAACCTGCGCAAGCTGTCGATCTTCGGCGGCTCCAACGAAATCCAGAAGAACATCGTCTCCAAGATGATTCTCGAACTGTGAGGCACCGAGCATGGACTTCAAACTGAGCGAAGAGCAGCAGATGCTGCAGGACACCGCGGCGCGCCTGGTGCGCGACGCCTATCCGTTCGACAAGCGCGAGGGCTTCAGCCAGAGCGAGCGGGGCTACAGCGTCGACTTCTGGCGCCAGCTCGGCGAGCTGGGACTGACCTCGGTGTCGCTGCCGGAAGGCTACGGCGGCTTCGGCGGCGGCGTGGAAAGCATGCTGGTGCTCACCGAACTGGGGCGCGGCCTGTGCCTGGAGCCGTACCTGCAATCGGTGGTGCACGGCGGCGGGCTGATCGCCCAACTGGGCAGCGAGGCGCAGAAGGAGCATTGGTTGCCGCGCATCGCCAGCGCAGAGGCGCAATTGGCCGTCGCGCTGGAAGAGCCGCAGAGCCATTACCAGTTGCATGACGTGCAGACCCGCGCGGAGCAAACCGGCGATAGCTGGAAACTCAGCGGCCGCAAGGCGGTGGTGATCGGCGGGCAGAGCGCCACGGCGATCCTCGTCTCGGCGCGGGTGTCCGGCAATGCGCGGGACGACGCGGGCATCGGCCTGTTCCTGGTCGACCCGCAGCAGGCTGGTGTCACTCGCCGCGAGTATCCAACCGTGGACGGCCAGCGCGCCTGCGAGCTGTTCCTCGACGGCGCTATCGGCGAAGCCATCGGCACGCCGGGTGAGGCGCTGCCGGCACTGCGTTACCAGCAGGGCCGCGCCATCGCCGGGCAATGCGCCGAAGCCCTCGGCAGCCTGCAGGAAGCCTGCGCGCTGACCCTGGACTACCTGAAGACGCGCAAGCAGTTCGGCATCCCCATCGGCAAGTTCCAGGTGCTGCAGCACCGCATGGTGGACATGCGCAGCGAACTGGAACAGGCCACCAGCATGGCGATCCTCGCCGCCTGCGTCGCCGACCAGCCCGACAGCGCCGAGCGCAGCCGCACCCTGGCGGCGGCCAAGTTCATCGTCACCCGCGCCGCGCGCTACGTCGCCGAGCAGGCGATCCAGCTGCACGGCGGCATCGGCATGACCTGGGAATACGTCCTCGCGCACCACGCCAAGCGGCTGGTGATGCTCAGCCACCAGCTGGGCGATGACGATCATCACCTGAAGGTTTATGCAGGACTGATGGAAGTCGCGTGAGGCGCAACGCCGTTTCGTTGTAGGAGCGAGGGGGACGCCTAGTTGTGTAAACCCAGTAGGTTGTTCAGTGGAATGCGGCTGATGGGTGGGCAGTAATGCAGACTGGAGTGAGGCCTGTGCCAGTTGTATTGGTGTAGCCAGAGGGCCAGATGCTGGGCGCGCTGCTCAGAGCTCTCGTAGCTACGGGCGTAGGCCCACTCCCGCAAGCTGGTTTGAATGAAGCGCTCAGCTTTGCCATTGGTACGTGGGGTGTAGGGTCTGGTGCGGATATGTCGTAAGCCCAGACGCCGGCATAGGCGGCGGAATAGACCTGATCGGTAGCAGGCACCGTTGTCAGTCATGACCCGAGTAAATCGAATCTTCAGCGAGCGGTAGTAGCGCAAAGCCTGGAGCAGAGCGCGACAGGCACTTCCACCTCGTTCATCAGCATGCAGGCTGGAGAAGGCGATGCGCGAGGCATCGTCGATGGCGACATGGACAAACTCCCAGCCCGCTCCGTCAGAGCCCATCAGCCGGGTTCCCGTAACTCGATGTCCCGGTCTCCAAAAGCGTGCGAGCTTCTTGATATCCAGATGCAGTAGATCACCTGGTTGAGCGTACTGATAACGCCTGATCGGCGGAGCGGGCTCCAACTCGGGGAGCCGATTGAGTCCGAGTCGTTTGAGGTGGCGAGCGATGGTACTGACTGCCAGCCCTAACTCGTTGGCAATTTGCCGATAGGTTTGACGGGCGCTGCGCCGCTCAATCAGCCTTTCGAGCCGGGACTCGGGTGTGGCATGGGGGCAGGCGTGAGGGCGCGAAGTGCGATCCATCATGCCGGCCTCTCCCTCTTCGCGGTAACGCCGAAGCCATTTGTAGGCCGTACGTACGCTGACACCGGCCGCCTGCGCTGCCTCTTCAGCACGTAACCCCTGAAGCATGCGCTGGACTAAAAGGGCTCGACCGCGCGGTGTAAGACGGGCATGTTTATGCAGGTTCATTCGGGGCTCCTGGAAGGATTGGTTGGTCGCACTTCCAGTTTTCCGGGTAAGCCCCGGATGAACAACCTACCGAGAGATCACACCTAGTCCTTGCTCGCGAAAGGATTCACCGGCGGCTCCAATGCTGGGCGGTTCGCGAGCAAGCTCGCTCCTACAAGGGGAAGTCCTGAGCGGAAGCCTGCCCTCTCCCTAACCCTCTCCCTGAAGGGAGAGGGGACTGTTCTGAGCTGATGGATATGCCGGCGCTCACCGGCTAACTACGTCATTTCCGAACACGCCGATCGACTCCCTCTCCCTTCAGGGAGAGGGCTGGGGAGAGGGTGCATGAGCGGCAGCGGAGTTGATCGCGAAAATCAGGCCCCGAGGCTCTCGATATCCCGCGCCAGAATCTCCAGCTCATGGGCCAGCGACCCGCGCAGCGTCTCCTCGCTGAGCTGGAACGACGGCGCCCCGCAGGTCAGCGCCATCAGCCCGCCGTCGGCCAGGCGCAGCGGCACACCTGCCGCGCGCACGTTGCGGTCCCAGTCGCCCAGCGACAGGCAGAAGCCATGCTCGTAATACTCCTCGAAGGACGCATCGAGCGAGGCGCGCATCACCGACCAATCCCCTTCGTGACGCTCCTGCAGCGCCGACAGCAGATGCTCGCGCTCCTGCTGAGGCGTGGCGGCGAGATAGGCGCGGCCGGCGGCGGTGGTGGCCAGCGGCAGGCGCACGCCGGCGTCCATGCGCAGGGACGTCGCTTCCGGCGGGCGGCAATTTTCCACGTAGATCATCGACAGCCAGTCACGACAGGTCAGGCCCACCGTGGTGTTGGTGCGGCGGGCGAAGGCGTCCATGTACGGCTTGGCCAACTGGCGCACGCGCAGGTTGGAAACGTAGGCGTAACCCAGCGCCAGCACGCCTGAATCGAGCTGGTACTTCTCGTGCTGCTGCGAGTAGCAGAGGTAGCCCAGCTGGGTCAGGGTGTAGGTCATGCGCGACACCGTTGCCTTGGGCAGGCCGGTGATCCGCGAGATTTCCTGGTTGCCGAGCACCACCGAGCCGTGGGTGAAGGCGCGCAGCACGTCCAGTCCGCGGGCGAGCGCCTCGACGTACTTGCGGTCCTTGGGGTTGCTGCTGTCTTCGACGTCGTCGCTCATGGGGCCTCGGCGGGGTATTCAGGTGGACGAGCGCCGCGCGCGGCGCGGGCGAACGATAGCAGATCGACCCCATTCCCCGCAGCGGTCCGGGCCTGCTCGTTGCGCCAGGCAAGCCTATCGCATACCATCAATTTCGACACGCTGTTTCACTGTGCAGAACAACAATTCGAAGCTCAGAGAAAAAGTACGGAGAAGTCGATGCCTGCCATTGCGACCGGATACGTGGCCAGCGAGATCGCCCGCCACGCCTACCAGAACCTGTACGACCTGCTGCAACGTGCCTCCCGCGAGTTCCCCGAACGCCACGCGTTCTCCTGCGGCGACAGCCATCTCACCTTCGCCGAACTGGACCGCCAGGCCGACGCCTTCGCCCGCTACCTGCGCCACCACGCCGGCCTGCAACCCGGCGACCGCCTGGCGCTGATGCTGCCCAACTCCCTGCAGTACCCCATCGCCACCTTCGGCGCGCTGAAGGCCGGCGTGGTGCTGGTGAACACCAACCCGCAATACACCGCCAGCGAGTTGCGCCACCAGTTGGCCGACTCCGGCGCCAGCGCCGTATTGCTGCTCGACCGCCTGCTGCCGCTGCTGCACGGCGTACAGGCGCACAGCGAGGTGCGGCAGATCCTGCTGACCTCGATCGACGACATGGAGCGCCCCCAGTTCGACAGCGACGAAACCGACTGCACGCGCTTCCAGCAGGCCCTGCGCCTGGGCGCCGAAGCGCCGCCGGTGCCCATCGAGCCGGGGCTGGATCGCCTCGCGCTGCTGCAATACACCGGCGGCACCACGGGCGTCTCCAAGGGCGCGATGCTCAGCCACCGCAGCCTGGTCGCCAACGTCGTGCAGACCCTGGAACTGTTCCTGCGCCCCGGCCTGCTGGAGCCGGCCACCGACGTGCGCATCGCGCCGCTGCCGCTGTATCACATCATGGCGTTCTCGACGAACCTGCTGTCCTCGGTGGGCATGGGCCTGCACACGGTGTTCATCCGCGACGGTCGCAACCTCGACGAGATCATCGGCGCCATGCGCCGCTATCCCTTCACCCTGATGAGCGGGATCAACACCCTGTTCGTCGGCCTGATGAACCACCCGGATTTCCCCGCCGTCGACTTCAGCCACCTGAAGTGGGTGACCTCCGGCGGGGCACCGCTGAACCGCGAAGTGGGCCGGCGCTGGGAGGCCGCGACCGGCGCGCCGGTGCGCGAAGGCTTCGGGCTCACCGAGGCATCGCCCGTGGTCTCCACCGGCACGCTGCACAGCCCGTATCGCGAGGGCTACGTCGGCCAGGCGCTGGTGGATACCGAGCTGCGCACGGTGGACGAGGAGGGCAACGACACCGGCCCCGACCAGCCCGGCGAGCTGTGGCTGCGTGGCCCGCAGGTGATGCAGGGCTACTGGCAGCGCCCGGAGGAAAGCGCCCAGGTGCTGACCGCGGACGGCTGGCTGAAGACCGGCGACATCGCCGAACTGGACGCCAACGGCATGCTGAAGATCGTCGACCGCAAGAAGGACATGATCCTGGTCTCCGGCTTCAACGTGTTCCCCAACGAGGTGGAAGACGCCGTGATGCGCCACCCCGGCGTGCGCGAGTGCGTGGCCATCGGCGTGCCGGACGAGCGCAAGGGCGAGTCGGTGAAGCTGTTCGTCAGCCTCAAGGATGAGTCGCTGGCGCCGGCGCAGATCATCGCCCACTGCCGCGAGCACCTCACCGGCTACAAGGTGCCGAGCTTCGTCGAGGTGCTCGACGAGCTGCCCAAGACCAGCGTCGGCAAGTTGCTGCGCCGTCAGCTGCGCGACCTGGAGCTGGCGAAAAGGACCACCGCGTGAGCGCA harbors:
- a CDS encoding IS481 family transposase — translated: MNLHKHARLTPRGRALLVQRMLQGLRAEEAAQAAGVSVRTAYKWLRRYREEGEAGMMDRTSRPHACPHATPESRLERLIERRSARQTYRQIANELGLAVSTIARHLKRLGLNRLPELEPAPPIRRYQYAQPGDLLHLDIKKLARFWRPGHRVTGTRLMGSDGAGWEFVHVAIDDASRIAFSSLHADERGGSACRALLQALRYYRSLKIRFTRVMTDNGACYRSGLFRRLCRRLGLRHIRTRPYTPRTNGKAERFIQTSLREWAYARSYESSEQRAQHLALWLHQYNWHRPHSSLHYCPPISRIPLNNLLGLHN
- a CDS encoding long-chain-fatty-acid--CoA ligase encodes the protein MPAIATGYVASEIARHAYQNLYDLLQRASREFPERHAFSCGDSHLTFAELDRQADAFARYLRHHAGLQPGDRLALMLPNSLQYPIATFGALKAGVVLVNTNPQYTASELRHQLADSGASAVLLLDRLLPLLHGVQAHSEVRQILLTSIDDMERPQFDSDETDCTRFQQALRLGAEAPPVPIEPGLDRLALLQYTGGTTGVSKGAMLSHRSLVANVVQTLELFLRPGLLEPATDVRIAPLPLYHIMAFSTNLLSSVGMGLHTVFIRDGRNLDEIIGAMRRYPFTLMSGINTLFVGLMNHPDFPAVDFSHLKWVTSGGAPLNREVGRRWEAATGAPVREGFGLTEASPVVSTGTLHSPYREGYVGQALVDTELRTVDEEGNDTGPDQPGELWLRGPQVMQGYWQRPEESAQVLTADGWLKTGDIAELDANGMLKIVDRKKDMILVSGFNVFPNEVEDAVMRHPGVRECVAIGVPDERKGESVKLFVSLKDESLAPAQIIAHCREHLTGYKVPSFVEVLDELPKTSVGKLLRRQLRDLELAKRTTA
- a CDS encoding acyl-CoA dehydrogenase family protein yields the protein MDFKLSEEQQMLQDTAARLVRDAYPFDKREGFSQSERGYSVDFWRQLGELGLTSVSLPEGYGGFGGGVESMLVLTELGRGLCLEPYLQSVVHGGGLIAQLGSEAQKEHWLPRIASAEAQLAVALEEPQSHYQLHDVQTRAEQTGDSWKLSGRKAVVIGGQSATAILVSARVSGNARDDAGIGLFLVDPQQAGVTRREYPTVDGQRACELFLDGAIGEAIGTPGEALPALRYQQGRAIAGQCAEALGSLQEACALTLDYLKTRKQFGIPIGKFQVLQHRMVDMRSELEQATSMAILAACVADQPDSAERSRTLAAAKFIVTRAARYVAEQAIQLHGGIGMTWEYVLAHHAKRLVMLSHQLGDDDHHLKVYAGLMEVA
- a CDS encoding IclR family transcriptional regulator; its protein translation is MSDDVEDSSNPKDRKYVEALARGLDVLRAFTHGSVVLGNQEISRITGLPKATVSRMTYTLTQLGYLCYSQQHEKYQLDSGVLALGYAYVSNLRVRQLAKPYMDAFARRTNTTVGLTCRDWLSMIYVENCRPPEATSLRMDAGVRLPLATTAAGRAYLAATPQQEREHLLSALQERHEGDWSVMRASLDASFEEYYEHGFCLSLGDWDRNVRAAGVPLRLADGGLMALTCGAPSFQLSEETLRGSLAHELEILARDIESLGA